A window of the Gossypium hirsutum isolate 1008001.06 chromosome A03, Gossypium_hirsutum_v2.1, whole genome shotgun sequence genome harbors these coding sequences:
- the LOC107886653 gene encoding dnaJ homolog subfamily B member 1 has translation MGVDYYNILKVSRNATDDDLRKSYKRLARKWHPDKNLVNNKEAEAKCKQIFEAYNVLSDPLKRQIYDLHGEQGLNSAESSSPNGFGAGGVGGMANKFDQRNGQGYKKASPVETQLLCSLEELYKGGRRRMRISRSIPGEFGKLKTVEEILKIDIKPGWKKGTKITFPEKGNQEPGFTPSDLIFVVDEKPHAIFKRDGNDLIATLKISLLEALTGTILSLTTLDGRTLPISVTDIVNPGHEVVIPNEGMPISKEPSKRGHLKIQFDIIFPSKLSAEQKCDLRRALSQR, from the exons ATGGGAGTTGACTACTATAACATTCTCAAAGTTAGCCGTAACGCGACGGACGACGACCTCAGGAAGTCCTACAAGCGCCTTGCCAGGAAGTGGCACCCCGACAAGAACCTTGTCAACAACAAAGAAGCCGAGGCTAAATGCAAGCAAATTTTTGAAGCCTACAACGTCCTCAGCGACCCGCTAAAGCGTCAGATCTATGATCTTCACGGTGAACAAGGCCTCAACTCCGCTGAATCATCCAGCCCCAACGGGTTTGGCGCCGGCGGTGTCGGTGGTATGGCCAACAAGTTTGACCAGAGGAATGGCCAAGGGTACAAGAAGGCGTCGCCGGTTGAAACCCAGTTGCTTTGTAGTTTGGAGGAGCTTTATAAAGGTGGTAGGCGAAGAATGCGAATTTCGCGCTCTATTCCCGGTGAATTTGG TAAGCTGAAGACGGTGGAAGAAATATTGAAAATAGATATAAAGCCTGGGTGGAAAAAGGGCACAAAAATAACTTTCCCCGAGAAAGGAAACCAGGAACCCGGTTTCACTCCATCCGATCTTATCTTTGTGGTAGATGAGAAACCCCATGCTATTTTCAAACGGGATGGGAATGATCTGATTGCCACTCTGAAAATCTCTCTACTCGAGGCCCTCACAGGGACCATCCTCAGTTTGACAACCTTGGATGGAAGGACCCTCCCGATCTCAGTCACAGATATCGTGAACCCAGGTCATGAAGTGGTTATCCCGAACGAGGGGATGCCGATCTCAAAAGAACCCAGCAAGAGGGGACACCTCAAAATCCAATTCGACATCATCTTTCCATCGAAGCTCAGTGCAGAGCAGAAGTGTGATCTGAGGAGGGCATTGAGCCAGAGGtga